A window of the Camelus dromedarius isolate mCamDro1 chromosome 5, mCamDro1.pat, whole genome shotgun sequence genome harbors these coding sequences:
- the RIOX1 gene encoding ribosomal oxygenase 1 — MDGLRASAGLLRRGRLRRRRQSQPHSGSVLALPLRPRKIRRQLRRSVASRMAALRAQTLPSEDSEDSRVESTVDDPGDPLAGGAAALPDAARREPYGHLGPPELLEASPASRSLQTPRALVEAQTPAARLVEAQTPPTRLVEAPALPARLVPASAPSARLVEVPATPARVVETSALLCSAQHLAAPPPVAPATLSGPQGESTGGELPWDSPLQRVLAELNRIPSSRRRAARLFEWLIAPMPPDHFYRRLWEREAVLVRRQDHTYYQGLFSTADLDSMLRNEEVQFGQHLDAARYVNGRRETLNPPGRALPAAAWSLYQAGCSLRLLCPQAFSTTVWQFLAVLQEQFGSMAGSNVYLTPPNSQGFAPHYDDIEAFVLQLEGRKLWRVYRPRVPTEELALTSSPNFSQDDLGEPVLQTVLEPGDLLYFPRGFIHQAECQDGVHSLHLTLSTYQRNTWGDFLEAVLPLAVQAAMEENVEFRRGLPRDFMDYMGAQHSDSKDPRRTAFMEKVRVLVARLGHFAPVDAVADQRAKDFIHDSLPPVLTDRERALSVYGLPVRWEAGEPVNVGAQLTTETEVHMLQDGIARLVGEGGHLFLYYTVENSRVYHLEEPKCLEIYPQQADAMELLLRSYPEFVRVGDLPCDSVEDQLSLATMLYDKGLLLTKMPLT; from the coding sequence ATGGACGGGCTCCGGGCTAGCGCAGGGCTGCTGAGGCGCGGGCGGCTGAGGCGCCGGCGCCAGTCCCAGCCACACAGCGGATcggtcctggccctgcccctgagGCCGAGGAAGATCCGAAGGCAGCTGAGGAGAAGTGTCGCGTCCCGCATGGCCGCGCTGAGGGCCCAGACGCTGCCGAGCGAGGACTCGGAGGACTCGAGGGTGGAGTCGACGGTCGACGATCCCGGGGACCCGCTGGCCGGCGGGGCAGCGGCCCTCCCGGATGCGGCCCGGCGAGAGCCCTACGGCCACCTAGGACCCCCGGAGCTCCTGGAGGCCTCGCCCGCGTCCCGCTCCCTGCAGACTCCCCGCGCCCTGGTGGAGGCGCAGACCCCGGCGGCGCGCTTGGTAGAGGCGCAGACCCCGCCGACGCGCCTGGTGGAGGCACCTGCCCTGCCCGCGCGCCTGGTGCCGGCCTCGGCGCCGTCCGCGCGCCTGGTGGAGGTGCCCGCTACGCCGGCCCGCGTGGTGGAGACCTCGGCCCTGCTGTGCTCTGCCCAGCACTTGGCCGCCCCACCGCCTGTGGCTCCCGCGACGCTGTCGGGGCCGCAGGGGGAAAGCACGGGCGGGGAGCTGCCCTGGGACTCCCCGCTGCAGCGCGTCTTGGCGGAGCTGAACCGCATCCCCAGCAGCCGGCGGCGGGCGGCGCGCCTCTTCGAGTGGCTCATCGCGCCCATGCCGCCCGACCATTTCTACCGGCGCCTTTGGGAGCGGGAGGCCGTGCTGGTGCGGCGGCAGGACCACACCTACTACCAGGGTCTTTTCTCCACCGCCGACCTAGACTCCATGCTGCGCAACGAGGAGGTGCAGTTCGGCCAGCACCTGGACGCCGCGCGCTATGTCAACGGGCGGCGCGAGACCTTGAACCCGCCCGGCCGCGCCCTGCCTGCCGCCGCGTGGTCCCTGTACCAGGCCGGCTGCTCCCTGCGCCTCCTCTGTCCGCAGGCTTTCTCGACCACCGTGTGGCAGTTTTTGGCTGTACTCCAGGAGCAGTTTGGGAGCATGGCAGGTTCCAACGTTTACCTCACGCCCCCCAACTCGCAGGGCTTTGCCCCTCACTACGACGACATCGAGGCTTTCGTGCTGCAACTGGAAGGTAGGAAGCTCTGGCGGGTCTACCGACCCCGGGTCCCTACTGAGGAACTGGCCCTGACATCCAGCCCCAACTTCAGCCAGGACGACCTCGGTGAGCCGGTGCTGCAGACGGTGCTGGAACCGGGAGATCTGCTCTATTTTCCTCGAGGtttcattcatcaagcagaaTGCCAGGACGGAGTGCACTCTCTGCACCTGACCTTGTCCACATACCAGCGCAATACCTGGGGCGACTTCCTGGAGGCCGTACTGCCTCTGGCAGTGCAGGCTGCAATGGAGGAAAATGTGGAGTTTCGTAGGGGACTGCCTCGAGACTTCATGGATTACATGGGGGCCCAGCATTCGGATTCTAAGGATCCGCGGAGAACGGCTTTCATGGAGAAGGTGCGGGTCTTGGTTGCCCGCTTGGGACATTTTGCCCCTGTCGATGCTGTGGCTGACCAGCGAGCCAAAGACTTCATCCACGATTCTCTGCCCCCTGTGTTGACTGATAGGGAGAGGGCACTAAGTGTTTATGGGCTTCCAGTTCGCTGGGAGGCTGGAGAACCTGTAAACGTGGGGGCCCAGTTGACCACAGAAACAGAAGTGCACATGCTTCAGGATGGTATAGCTCGGCTGGTGGGTGAAGGAGGCCATTTGTTTCTCTATTATACAGTGGAAAACTCCCGGGTTTATCATCTAGAAGAGCCCAAGTGCTTGGAGATATACCCCCAGCAAGCAGATGCCATGGAACTCTTGCTCCGCTCTTACCCAGAGTTTGTCAGAGTAGGGGACTTGCCCTGTGACAGTGTGGAGGACCAGCTTTCCTTGGCAACTATGTTATATGATAAGGGGCTGTTGCTCACCAAGATGCCTCTAACCTGA
- the HEATR4 gene encoding HEAT repeat-containing protein 4, whose translation MTRTQKGKSFLSHRFHQSLPPRLGWGMILYLKPRNKECSSISSVPPVLHFSPQRCAHVKSQYFKKAAANFSFSQEVVWQRGLPSVPYSQYSFDHLYNADNIIQPPQIRKARPEKPVSLKFLDSSGPSTRVTSQAMKMESAANLKKLKKSKPGSAVQEASGPLVLSPSRDPDMLDLSLSPDVTLEERGAWLPPPEKEARAWEAVVLEKLNKRTARWIQNKRPLRPGVSPSKWQSFLRQQYDWSHIRDELTSTSDLELLKQLEEEETAEFEDRSVILPTQEKKPELLLPVYYRLPNYLPQVQTVETMPGNNKTAENIDVKGSAYQPSNQSYFRQVNPRAGKFAYSTDNTFEQEIYFDKVQVIHQIGAKRDQIFLENLNRYNKQLSKVFPETPERWTSQPVPEPPCRPVKGALRWTALPTPAKDLLLQVAEEDTPMKTRRLKKQAESLKENVTWELVALRRMLQEWRIAWALIIEWHYKTIEGLLQSLVDIHDDIRIQAIITCATAALERPRIAISQEDSESVKAPPIQGLPEVLQPALKAALCDKNANVRMAAAVCQYAVQSHNPLARDIMQTALLKGNSVDSWAAAQCLALEGAATYPVIKRILHQLFTRKDEDTEHQSCMLLSHLNGKTTLIHTMLAVELNSHQWKDRIVACRVLSRIGGNVSLDMKHKLIQLMLSDWNKKVRHAAARALGQMNLGKEVHDTIRVKLGQGNPHERVEALSLIRGLKLMTTKLLPSFLNCFSDDFMAVRQAACLAAGALQIRDKMVLECLLNLTEKDPYWKIKAFAIRALGQIGQVSPQLTDLLLWAIHYEKSPGVRLEACRSIQALKLQGHRVRDTFLDVLLLEDHEAVLKEIHHTMKILNLENEGNQEMLQKIKNKIQTLSQKELLVQKIFKVETVIRKVKEEAKRVYLEPKEGQKPLKLHTFLQEIFQGRVGPRRPSEFCDIEAVIKPVRPRTPNPWSQSPALGLNTRSRGHSSLVKDLRTAREKRIAMGPFGSENQDLQMPKNAEVFSRVMPSSPGRKGDYF comes from the exons ATGACTAGGACCCAAAAGGGGAAGTCCTTTCTCTCCCACCGTTTCCATCAGTCACTCCCTCCACGGCTGGGATGGGGCATGATTCTCTACTTGAAACCAAGAAACAAGGAGTGCTCCTCCATTTCCAGTGTGCCTCCAGTCCTCCACTTCAGTCCGCAGCGTTGTGCACATGTCAAGAGCCAATATTTCAAAAAGGCGGCTGCAAACTTCAGCTTTTCTCAGGAGGTGGTATGGCAGCGAGGGCTTCCCAGCGTTCCTTATAGCCAATACAGCTTTGACCATCTCTACAATGCAGACAACATCATTCAGCCTCCCCAGATCAGGAAGGCCAGACCTGAGAAACCTGTCAGCCTCAAGTTCCTGGATTCTTCAGGCCCCTCAACAAGGGTCACCTCCCAGGCTATGAAGATGGAAAGTGCTGCCAATCTTAAGAAGCTGAAGAAATCAAAGCCAGGAAGTGCAGTCCAGGAAGCATCTGGCCCTCTTGTTCTTAGTCCCAGCAGGGATCCAGACATGCTGGATCTGTCACTTTCTCCAGATGTGACCCTGGAAGAGAGGGGAGCCTGGCTTCCACCTCCTGAGAAGGAGGCCAGAGCCTGGGAGGCTGTTGTGCTGGAAAAGCTTAACAAGCGCACTGCCCGATGGATCCAGAACAAGCGTCCTCTGAGGCCTGGGGTGTCccccagtaagtggcagagcttcTTGCGCCAGCAATATGACTGGAGCCACATCCGGGATGAGCTCACTTCCACCAGTGACCTGGAGCTCTTGAAACaactggaggaagaggagacagcaGAATTTGAGGATCGAAGTGTCATCCTGCCCACCCAGGAGAAAAAGCCAGAGCTGCTGCTTCCTGTCTATTACAG ATTGCCCAATTACTTGCCACAAGTGCAGACAGTTGAAACCATGCCTGGCAACAATAAGACCGCCGAAAATATCGATGTAAAGGGCAGTGCCTACCAGCCCTCAAACCAAAGCTACTTCCGACAGGTGAATCCCCGAGCTGGAAAGTTTGCTTACTCCACGGACAACACCTTTGAACAGGAGATTTACTTTG ATAAAGTCCAGGTCATCCACCAGATTGGTGCAAAGAGAGACCAGATTTTCCTGGAAAACCTCAATCGATATAACAAGCAGCTATCTAAGGTCTTCCCTGAAACCCCAGAAAGGTGGACTTCTCAGCCAGTTCCTGAACCAC CTTGCAGGCCTGTCAAAGGAGCCCTGCGTTGGACAGCTTTGCCCACCCCGGCCAAGGATCTGCTGCTGCAGGTGGCTGAGGAGGACACGCCCATGAAGACCAGGAGACTGAAGAAGCAGGCAGAGTCACTGAAGGAGAATGTGACTTGGGAACTGGTGGCCCTGCGGAGGATGCTGCAGGAATGGAGGATCGCCTGGGCTCTGA TCATTGAGTGGCACTATAAGACAATAGAGGGCCTACTGCAGAGCTTGGTGGACATCCATGATGACATTCGGATCCAAGCCATCATCACATGTGCCACAGCTGCGTTAGAACGGCCCCGGATTGCCATCAGCCAGGAGGACTCAG AAAGTGTGAAAGCCCCACCTATCCAGGGCTTGCCAGAGGTTCTACAGCCCGCCCTGAAGGCTGCTCTTTGTGACAAGAATGCCAATGTGCGGATGGCAGCAGCAGTATGCCAGTATGCCGTACAGTCACATAATCCCCTTGCCCGGGACATCATGCAGACTGCCCTTTTGAAGG GTAATAGCGTGGACAGCTGGGCTgcagctcagtgcctggctctGGAAGGTGCTGCCACTTATCCTGTGATTAAGAGGATCCTCCATCAGCTGTTTACCAGGAAGGATGAGGACACCGAGCACCAGTCTTGTATGCTCCTGAGCCATCTCAATGGGAAGACA ACCCTGATACACACCATGCTTGCTGTGGAGCTGAACAGCCACCAGTGGAAAGACCGGATTGTGGCCTGCCGGGTTCTCTCCCGGATTGGTGGAAATGTCAGTTTG GATATGAAACATAAGTTGATCCAGCTGATGTTGAGTGACTGGAATAAGAAAGTGAGACACGCAGCTGCCCGGGCTCTGGGGCAAATGAACCTTGGGAAAGAAGTGCATGACACAATCAG AGTCAAGCTGGGGCAAGGAAATCCTCACGAGCGTGTGGAAGCCCTCTCCCTGATTCGTGGGCTCAAACTCATGACCACCAAGCTTCTCCCCAGCTTCCTGAACTGCTTCTCTGATGACTTCATGGCAGTTCGGCAGGCAGCTTGTTTGGCAGCCGGTGCCCTGCAGATCCGTGATAAGATG GTCCTTGAATGCCTTCTGAATCTGACAGAGAAAGATCCCTACTGGAAAATCAAGGCCTTTGCCATTCGAG CTTTGGGACAAATTGGCCAAGTGAGTCCCCAGCTGACAGACCTCCTGCTCTGGGCTATCCACTATGAAAAATCACCAGGTGTACGACTTGAAGCCTGCCGTAGCATCCAAGCCCTCAAACTTCAAGGACACCGGGTCCGGGACACTTTCCTAGACGTGCTACTCTTAGAGGACCACGAAGCTGTTCTAAA AGAAATTCACCATACAATGAAGATACTCAACTTAGAAAATGAAGGAAACCAAGAAATGCTTCAGAAGATCAAGAACAAG ATTCAAACACTGAGTCAAAAGGAATTGTTGGTACAAAAAATATTCAAGGTTGAGACAGTCATAAGAAAAGTGAAGGAGGAAGCAAAACGTGTTTACTTGGAACCCAAAGAAGGGCAAAAACCATTGAAACTCCATACTTTTCTCCAAGAAATTTTTCAAGGTAG AGTTGGCCCCA GAAGACCGTCTGAGTTCTGTGACATTGAAGCAGTCATAAAG